The Polynucleobacter sp. HIN7 genomic interval GTATCATCTTTATCAACAGGTGCTGATCCCGCAGTTACGCAAAGCGGGTATTGAATTTTTACTACCCGATTACTGGAATGATGAACAGCGAGTTTGGGCTGAAGACTTCTTTAAAGAAGAACTCTTTCCCTTACTCACACCCATCGCCCTCGATCCGGTTCACCCTTTCCCACGCGTCATCAATAAAAGCCTGAACTTTATCGTTCAACTTGATGGGAAGGATGCTTTTGGACGCAAGGCTAATCTTGCTGTGGTGCAAGCACCGCGCGCACTGCCTCGTTTGGTCAAAATGCCTCACCGCTTATCAGGCAATACGAACACCTTTGTATTTTTATCCTCCTTTATTCAAGCGTATGTGGGTCAGCTATTTCCGGGGATGAAAGTGCTTGGTTGCTATCCATTTCGGGTGACGCGTAATTCTGATCTGTTCGTTTCCGATGATGAGATCACCGATCTTCGTCAAGCCTTGCAAGGCGAGCTACCTACCCGTCACTTGGGTGATGCAGTGCGCCTAGAGGCGAATATCAATATTCCAGATGCTCTCTTACAGCGCTTATGCAAGGAAAATAATCTTGATATGCGCGATTGTTACCGTGTCAATGGCCCGGTCAATTTGGTCCGCCTTGCTCAACTCCCAGACTTGGTTGATGAGCCTAAGCTGGTCTTTAAACCATACACTCCTGCCATACCATTTAAGCACGGCTCAGGTAATGGAGCTGTCTCATTCTTTGAGCGCATTAAGCAGGCCGATATTCTTTTGCATCATCCCTATGAGAGCTTTGAGCCCGTCTTAGATCTATTGCGCGAAGCAAGTCGCGATCCTCACGTATTGGCAATTAAGCAAACGGTGTATCGGACTGGTGATAAATCGCCAGTCATGGAGGCTTTAATTGAGGCTGCCCAAAATGGCAAAGAGGTTACGGTGGTCCTTGAGCTCCTTGCCCGTTTTGATGAGCAAACCAATATCAACTGGGCAGCTCGCTTAGAGGAAGTGGGTGCACATGTGGTCTATGGAGTGGTCGGACATAAATGCCATGCCAAACTATTGCTGATCGTTCGTAAAGAGAAAATCCATAAGTCCGGAAAATCCTCATTGGTGCGCTATGCCCACCTTGGAACCGGCAACTATCACCCCCGTACCGCTAAGCTCTACACCGACTTTGGTTTGATGACCTGCGATCCACTCATCACCAAGGATGTGCATCAAGTTTTTCAGCAACTCACTGGCACTGGGATGCAGCTCGAGACCCGCGAACTGTGGGAAGCGCCCTTCACTATGCTCGAGCAACTCGTACATCACATCCGCGCCGAGACCAAGGCCGCAAAACAAGGTAAGAAAGCGCGCATTATCGGCAAGATGAATGCTCTTTTAGAAAAGACCATTATCGAAGAGCTCTATAAAGCCTCGCAGGCCGGAGTGAAGATCGATCTGATTGTGCGCGGGGTCTGCGCTCTGCGCCCTGGGGTGAAAGGTCTGTCCGAGAACATCAAGGTACGCTCGATTGTGGGTCGCTTTTTAGAGCATCACCGGATTTATTACTTCTATCATGGCGGCTCTGAACAGGTCTATCTGTCGAGCGCAGATTGGATGGAGCGTAATCTCCTGCGCCGCGTGGAGGTTGCCTTCCCGGTAAAGGATCCCAAACTCAAGCAACGGGTGATTAACGAGGGCTTAATGATTTTTCTCAAAGACAATGCCTCAGCATGGCTAATGAAGCCCGATGGTGGTTACGTGAAGAGTAAGCCACGCAGCAACCAAACCCCGATCGTGGGTCAGCTCGAACTGCTTAAGAAATTCGCTCGGGGGGAAAGCGCAGGGTAAAGGTACTACCCTTGCCAAGCGTACTCTCAACCACTAACTGGGCTTGATGACGGCTCGCCACATGCTTCACAATCGCTAGCCCAAGACCGGTACCACCGGTCTCGCGCGAGCGACTCCGATCCACTCGATAGAAGCGCTCCGTTAAGCGTGGAATGTGTTCCGCTGAAATCCCAGGTCCCGTATCGGTTACCGAGAACTCGCCCTCACCCGCAGGATTGATACCCCACGAGACCGTAACTGATCCCACTTCAGGTGTGTACCGTATGGCATTTGATACTAAATTACTAAAAGCCGATAACACCTCGCGCTCTTCACCCAATAAATTACAGGTTGTATTGAGATTAAAGTTCAGAGCATGTTTACCCTGCGATAAGGCGTAGGCATCATTCTTAATGAGCGACATCAGATAGCTCATGGAAACGCTGTTCAGAGGTGCTGGCTGCGTATTGGCCTCAAGGTTTGCCAGAGTTAAGAGGTCCTCAACTAAATTCTTCATGCGCTTACCTTGATCCATCATCATCTCGAGGTATTGGGCCTTTTGCTCGGGTGGTAGATCCAAGGTTTGCATGGTCTCCAAAAAGCCCATCATGACGGTGA includes:
- the ppk1 gene encoding polyphosphate kinase 1, which translates into the protein MSLLLLNREIGILEFNSRVLAQAEDPKIPLLERIRFLSIVSSNLDEFFEIRMSGIKEQLIDNPLKVGSDGRTIAESYELVSQHAHTLVERQYHLYQQVLIPQLRKAGIEFLLPDYWNDEQRVWAEDFFKEELFPLLTPIALDPVHPFPRVINKSLNFIVQLDGKDAFGRKANLAVVQAPRALPRLVKMPHRLSGNTNTFVFLSSFIQAYVGQLFPGMKVLGCYPFRVTRNSDLFVSDDEITDLRQALQGELPTRHLGDAVRLEANINIPDALLQRLCKENNLDMRDCYRVNGPVNLVRLAQLPDLVDEPKLVFKPYTPAIPFKHGSGNGAVSFFERIKQADILLHHPYESFEPVLDLLREASRDPHVLAIKQTVYRTGDKSPVMEALIEAAQNGKEVTVVLELLARFDEQTNINWAARLEEVGAHVVYGVVGHKCHAKLLLIVRKEKIHKSGKSSLVRYAHLGTGNYHPRTAKLYTDFGLMTCDPLITKDVHQVFQQLTGTGMQLETRELWEAPFTMLEQLVHHIRAETKAAKQGKKARIIGKMNALLEKTIIEELYKASQAGVKIDLIVRGVCALRPGVKGLSENIKVRSIVGRFLEHHRIYYFYHGGSEQVYLSSADWMERNLLRRVEVAFPVKDPKLKQRVINEGLMIFLKDNASAWLMKPDGGYVKSKPRSNQTPIVGQLELLKKFARGESAG